In Pedosphaera parvula Ellin514, the sequence ACCCACACACGGCACAGAACCCGTCGAGGATTTTGGTCTTATGTTCGCGGCCACTCCGTTGATGACGTCCGTGAATGTTGGCTAAATACTCCCGCCTGGCAGCTAAACTTATATTCTCTGGCTCGGTAACCATGATTATGTGTCAACGAATGGTTCAGCCTTCTGGCAAAACTCCTTCCCGGTATCCTTTTTCTTGAGGCAACTCGGTCCTCCTGAACACCTGAATCGTCTCCGGATTATGAACTGAGGATGGTCTAGGATCCTTGCCGATGGCAAAAATGGCGTTCAAAGAATTTGAGTTTATTTCCGCACAATTCCGCACACGGAGCGTTCGTTTTTCTTCGTTTGTTTTCGGGATGAGAATAAAGCGGAACATCAAATATAACCAACAATAGCAAGCAAATGGTAACGATTCGGCCAGAAGTGAAAAAATTCAAAAACAGGGTTCGATTCCCGTTAGGGTCGCCATTTTTTCTTGGGCGGTTCTTCACTTGCTCGACATTTCCGACATCGATTACGACGACGACGACTGGCTTTCCTGATAAGATTCCAAAAACTTTTCCGTTTAAGGCCGGACATGGAATGCTGTTGTGATCAAGCACCCGTTTTTGAGACAATTGTTCGAGGTTAAAATGAAGCCTTCGGTCGTGCATCATATCTGGGGGATGCTTTTAAACTGGCCCGGAGCAAATCAAATGTTAGGCTGGAAACGTGACAGGTCTTGTAATTACACGGATTGCCAGTCGGCACAGCTGTCCTGGCCTGTTATACCGAATGCCAAAATTAATTTCCGAAATGGGGAAAAGAAACAGAATGAATGAAGGAAATAAATTTGAGGAAAATGGAGACTGAAAAGTCATGGCTTTGGGGACAAGAAAATTCATTAGTCGTTGGCTGCAGGGTGCTTTTGATTTGAGGCGGCGTTGTCGCCCTGGTCGCTATCTACTGATAGCGCCTGCGGGCTCCGCCTTGCCTCAAACCAAAATCCCTCCTGCCATTCGGAAATTTCTTTCGGCATTCGGTATAGAATATGCAGCTTAAAAATCTTTCTTCTGCGATTGGGAAATCCTTTTCCGACGAAGAATTACTGTCTGAATTGAAGCGAGTCCTTTCAGAATATCCTGACGCCTTTCCCGTTCCCGGACTTTGTTCGCCCGGTTGGTCATTGAAATTCAGCATGGCACCCGGGATTTTATCCCTTCAGTGTCACCGCATCGGTAACAATATTTTGAAAGGTTATATTCAGGTCCGATTCACGGAATTCTTACAAAGGGATTGCCAGGACGTAATGATTGAAGACGAGCGTTCCGGCACGCTTAAATTTGTGTTAAACTGCACAAATGGGGAAATAGAATTCAGTGCAGAACCATATTCGGTTCGCGAGTATGATCCGGAAGAGTTTTGAGTGAACCCCGCGTAATGTGCGGTTCCGAGTCGATTATTCTCCCCAATTTATTTGATCACAGACGGAGTTCCATAAAAATTGGTTGTCCCGGTCTCGTTGAAATTTTGGAATTGGCGGTCTTTACCTCCGATCCAGGCCTCTCTTAAAACCATTCCGTACGGGGTAAACTTTTCACCGGTGTCGCGAGTAAACTCATTCAATGTAATGGAAACCGTGTCACCAGGGGTGACCATGCCAATATGGTGGCTATAACCAGCCGGGGGCGCATCGCCAACATAAACAACCATGTCGTTGTCCCAGGAATAACTGTTCTCGTTTCTTAGAGCAACGATGGGCCCTTCAAAGTGCACTTCCGCACGAATAGGTTCTAAAGGCTTCGAGGAACTCATCACCTGAGACTTACCCTCTCGGGCGTAGAAAAAAGCTCCCATCATAATGCCACCGCAGAGTACGACTAAGAAAATCAGGGCAAGATAGAAATTGCCTTTGTGATCCGTTTCTAAAGGAGGAGGTGGTGGCATGTGAACTTATTCAACCGGGTCAATTTTTTTCGAGATTAGACAGGCTTTTTGGAAGCAAGTAAAGCCGCCATTTACATTGGAGACCAATGACGGAACAGCCATTTCGTAGAACGGGTGAATGGTGGAGAAAACAGTCTGGATTTCAATCCAACCGCATCTCTTGCACTTGCACCTCGCTCGTTTATCGAGTAACCATGGTTTCACATGAACTACCCCAGTCAAAGAAGCGGCAATACCCGGGGATGGTGTTTTTCGATTCCTTCACGGGCATTCACTTTGATTGAACTCCTGGTGGTTATTGCCATCATTGCCATTTTAGCGGCCATGCTCCTGCCAAGTTTGGCGAAGTCGAAGGGCAAGGCTGAATCAATAGCGTGTAACAGCAACATCAAGCAACTCTCACTTGCCTGGTTTCTTTACGCTGATGATAACTATGATTTGCTGGTGAATAACCACGGCAAGCCGGAAACCACTGCCCGCCGCGATACCTGGGCCAATAATGTGGAGGATTGGGATAATAGTGATGATAACACCAATACGATCTATCTGACTGAGACCAAATTCGGGCCATACGACAATCGTTCCCCAAAGATTTACAAATGCCCATCAGATCGCGAACCGGCCGCAAATGGTCAGCGCATACGTAGTATGTCAATGAACGCGATGGTGGGTGATCCCGGAGAGTTGACCAATAGATTCAACTCCTTGTATCAGCAGTTCTTCAAAATGCCCGAGATTCAGAGCCCGTCCGGCGTTTTCGTGTTTCTGGATGAACATCCCGATACGATCAACGATGGTTTCTTCGTCAACGGCCTTGATGATTATCAGTGGGGCAACCTGCCGGCCTCCTATCACAATGGTGGCGCAAACTTCTCCTTCGCTGACGGACATACCGAGCAGCATCACTGGTTGGTGGCGGATACCATGCGTCCACCCACAAAAGGAGCAGTTGGTGGAATTATTCCAGCTTCTCCCGTTACGGATTTTGAGTGGTTAAAGCAGAGAACGACCTATAAGCGATAGGGACTGCAAGTATAAATTTTGAAAGCTCGTACTTCCCATTTGCATTCCGATTATGCTACTCTCGCGCCGAACAAAGTTTTCCGTGTGGGCCGACGCCCTGTTTGGCGTCGGCCATTTTTTTGGACTCACAATCTATAGATGGCAAGGGAGGAATGATTGGTCAAATCAGTCCTTGAGCATTTTGAAGCTTTCCTTCACAGCGCTGGCGGCAAATAAGTTTTCACCCGTGAAATCTCCGCTAAGATCGTTGGCGGTCTGGAGCTTTTCCAGGAGAAGTTACAAATTTCGTCGGTTTAGCAAGAGTTGGGTAAGAGAATGATACCAGACTTGAAATTTGTTCGGGAGTCTGATTAGCTTGGGTCGATCAAGATTCCAAATCGACGCATTACCAATCGATATTTTTACCATGAATAGACGTGAAATGATTTTTCGTACTGGAGCTGCTGCCCTGGGGCTCGGTTTGGCGGGTTGGACTACATCCGCTGGCGCAAAGCCCAAGGTAAAGAAGGTCCTCTTCTTCACAAAATCCTCAGGCTATGAGCACTCAGTCATCAAACGCGTCGATGGCAAGCCCAGTTTTGCTGAGAATATTCTCTCCGAGCTTGGTCCAAAGCACGGCATCGAATTCACCTTTTCCAAGGATGGCAGTCTTTTCAATCCGGAATACCTTGCTCAATTTGACGCTTATTTCTTCTATACCACTGGCGACCTCACGAGTGCGGGAACCGATGGCAATCCACCGATGACTCCGGAAGGCAAAGCCGCCTTCCTGAACGCCATTAAGAATGGCAAAGGATTCATCGGCACTCACGCTGCCTCCGACACCTTTCACACGGATGAATCCGGCCCTACAAATGTCCAGGATAGGTCACCGAGATACCACAACTACGGAGAGAATGCCGATCCTTATGTGCGCATGCTGGGGGCTGAGTTTATTATTCACGGTAAACAGCAAAGTTCCAAAATGCATATCGTAGATTCGAAATTCCCGGGTTTAAAAAAGCGTTCTGAGGATTTTGAGTTAACAGAGGAGTGGTATTCGCTGAAAGATTTTGCTGATAACCTCCACGTTCTGCTGGTGCAGGAGACTGGAGGGATGACTGGCGAACCTTACGAACGCGCTCCTTATCCAGCAACCTGGGCACGCATGCACGGCAAGGGGCGTGTTTTTTATACTTCAATGGGACATCGTGAGGATGTGTGGACAAACCCTATTTTTCAGGAAATCCTGTTTGGCGGGATTGATTGGAGTGTTCGGAATTTAGACGCCAACGTAAAACCCAATATCCACAAAGTCACGCCCCAAGCCATGGAACTGCCACCGCAATCGAAACCTGTTTCCGGAGAACCAAAGAAATCCAAGGCCGATAAGAAGAAAGCTTAAATGGAAATCAGATTTGGAGAGCCTTTGGAAGTTCCATACCGATTCTACTTATAGCGGTAGGGCCGGATTTTACCTATTGGGACTCGAGGCTTGTGGGATAAAGAGGAGACGGGTTGGTTCAATGACGTCTGTCGCGCATTCGAGCCTTATGCCGTGACCGGTTTTGAAGTTCTTCCTTCAACCCTTCGATATTGTGTCGTATCCGCTTGATCATTCTCGAAACAGGATTGCCATCGCGGTTACCGCGTGAAGACCTTCCTCGCCCATGGCTCTTTCCCCGCCGGAACGCATCAAAAATTAGGATACAAATGAAGGCAAGTGCGATGGCGCCAGCAATAAATAATACCAGCTGGGTATCTTGGCTGCTTAATGAATAGCCTGAATTTTCCATTTGGTTGGCTAGTAGTCTAAAAGGCTTAAAACTATCAGGAAACTAATATGAAAAAGACCAGCTTCTGAAAAGACGCCGGCCCCGTTTCGATCAATTAGTATTCAACCGCAAACCGTTGCTACTGTCAAGAAATAGGCAATTCTTTTGGGAGGTATTCACAGTGGCTCCGCTCAGGGGACCAGTTGGATACGGTAAAATCGTTCGAGTGAAAGTCCGGAATTATCACACTTTTGGGCCATGGGACTGGCTGCTGTTACCAGCCCGGGCAAATCCAGCCAGGCCCCATAAATCGTATTCTTGGATTGGACGCGGTAGGTCATTCCAGGAATTGCAGTCCAACTGATGCAAAAACCGGCGCCATTGAGGGCGAAGGAATTAATTTGAGGGCGGGGAGCCACAACCACGGTGAAGGTTCGCGAGGCGGTTAGATTCGGTGATCCATCATCCGTGACGAGGACTGTAATCGAATTTGTCCCTTCATTGGCTTCACTCGTCAGCCATGAAAAAAATCCATTCGTTGCCCCGATGCCTGCTCCCGATGGTGCCCCAGCACCCAGGCTGAAAATGAGGTGATTGGTCGGAATGTCGCCATCCACCGCAGTGGCTGTGAAGCTGACCAGGCTTCCAGCGTGGACGGTTAGATTGGAGATTATTCCGAGACTGGGAGCGCTGTTCACTTCATTTACAGTAATGGAAAATGTCTTCGCATCACTTCTTGGCGGAGAACTGTTCTCACTTACCCGGACAGTGATGGCATACAACCCGGGGCCTTGGGCTTCGGTGGGTGTCCAGGTAAAAATGCCAGTTTGAGAATTTATCTGTGCTCCGGCGGGCGCGCCTGCATCCAGTGAGTAGGACAATGGCACGTCAGAAAAACTCGAACCAGTGGCTGAATTGGTATATACAAAAGCAGTGAGTTCATTGATTACCGCATTGGGAATTCCCGCCAGGATAGGCTGCTTGAGATCATCATTGAGAATGATTCCGGTTGCCTGTGCCCTTGCAAGCACAGCATTGGTGGGATTGGACAGCACGATAAAGAAAGTTTCATCCGGTTCATTGTTGGTATCTCCCTTGACCCGTACGGAAAACGTCTTGCTGGTCTCGCCCGGGTTGAATGTAAGCGTGCCATTGGTGGTGGTATAATCGGCAGGCGCATTTGCGGTTCCATCCAGCGTGGAAAAGCTTACGGAGACAATCTGGCCATTATTTCCAGCCAGAGTAACGGTAAATGTCGCGTTGGTTGTTCCCGAGTTGCCCTCCCTCAAACTCACGTCATTTATGAGGAGAGTGGGGAGGCAGCTGAAGCTCCATATCGGCCCGGGTGTCTCAGAAGCTCTTCTGGCCACGATTTGCCAATAATAATTTTGAAAGGCATTTAAATTCGAGAGAGTGCAAAAAGTATTGGTAGTGCTCCCGAACAAATCAGGGGCTCCCGGCAGCGAATTTGTACTGAGGTATATATCGTATGTAGTTAGAGGAGGGTTCGCGGCACGAATACTAATTTCATCCAGATGGAGATCAAAAAAATCCTGGCTGGCATCGACCACAAAGGCCACACGGATGGCCTGGCCTTTATAGGGTGTGAGATCAGCGCTCCTCTGCGTCCATTCAGCCAATGCGAGGTCACCGGCCTCGGTTTTGAAGGGGACGGCTAGAATCACATTGTTCGTGTTTCGAATCTCGACGCGGAATTGCTGGTTCGTATCAAAGGAGCCGTTAAAATTTCTAATCATATCAACCCAGCTCAGGGTCACAGACGGAACATTGGTTGGCAACCATATGTCCTGGGAAAGCTCTAAAAATCCTGGAACAGTGGACTGTTCTCCCAGCAGGCTGTAGCCCCCTGAAAATGGTGCACTGACAATATCACCACTGGCAGGAGGGATCGTGCCATCTTCGACCAAAAAGGCTGCGTTGGTGTTACCGGTGGTTGACCAGCCTGTGAGATCGCCCAATTCAAATGTGCCATTAACCAGTTGTTCAACACCTTCACCCACTCCGGGGCGCCAGCTTAATTGCACGAAGACAGGGTTGTTGGTCGTGAGATTTGGTGGATTTAGATAAATCGGAAGAGGCGGGGTTTGGCTATCGATGATGGATACTGAAGCA encodes:
- a CDS encoding prepilin-type N-terminal cleavage/methylation domain-containing protein; translated protein: MNYPSQRSGNTRGWCFSIPSRAFTLIELLVVIAIIAILAAMLLPSLAKSKGKAESIACNSNIKQLSLAWFLYADDNYDLLVNNHGKPETTARRDTWANNVEDWDNSDDNTNTIYLTETKFGPYDNRSPKIYKCPSDREPAANGQRIRSMSMNAMVGDPGELTNRFNSLYQQFFKMPEIQSPSGVFVFLDEHPDTINDGFFVNGLDDYQWGNLPASYHNGGANFSFADGHTEQHHWLVADTMRPPTKGAVGGIIPASPVTDFEWLKQRTTYKR
- a CDS encoding ThuA domain-containing protein encodes the protein MNRREMIFRTGAAALGLGLAGWTTSAGAKPKVKKVLFFTKSSGYEHSVIKRVDGKPSFAENILSELGPKHGIEFTFSKDGSLFNPEYLAQFDAYFFYTTGDLTSAGTDGNPPMTPEGKAAFLNAIKNGKGFIGTHAASDTFHTDESGPTNVQDRSPRYHNYGENADPYVRMLGAEFIIHGKQQSSKMHIVDSKFPGLKKRSEDFELTEEWYSLKDFADNLHVLLVQETGGMTGEPYERAPYPATWARMHGKGRVFYTSMGHREDVWTNPIFQEILFGGIDWSVRNLDANVKPNIHKVTPQAMELPPQSKPVSGEPKKSKADKKKA
- a CDS encoding Calx-beta domain-containing protein, producing the protein MNVLDNESATLSIILPGSASEADGTIQGIINASAAPDNDITVSLASSDTNTIQIPPSITISAGQTSSVFTATILNDTRINWDRSILLTAHVANWIDGTAAVLIHDDENTNLTLQLPAQARQSNGTITNGGRVLIQGIVATNLSLSLSSSDTTKLQVPALITIPSGQTSAFFNLILPNNIQTNGTQSVQVTASAMGFATVGASVSIIDSQTPPLPIYLNPPNLTTNNPVFVQLSWRPGVGEGVEQLVNGTFELGDLTGWSTTGNTNAAFLVEDGTIPPASGDIVSAPFSGGYSLLGEQSTVPGFLELSQDIWLPTNVPSVTLSWVDMIRNFNGSFDTNQQFRVEIRNTNNVILAVPFKTEAGDLALAEWTQRSADLTPYKGQAIRVAFVVDASQDFFDLHLDEISIRAANPPLTTYDIYLSTNSLPGAPDLFGSTTNTFCTLSNLNAFQNYYWQIVARRASETPGPIWSFSCLPTLLINDVSLREGNSGTTNATFTVTLAGNNGQIVSVSFSTLDGTANAPADYTTTNGTLTFNPGETSKTFSVRVKGDTNNEPDETFFIVLSNPTNAVLARAQATGIILNDDLKQPILAGIPNAVINELTAFVYTNSATGSSFSDVPLSYSLDAGAPAGAQINSQTGIFTWTPTEAQGPGLYAITVRVSENSSPPRSDAKTFSITVNEVNSAPSLGIISNLTVHAGSLVSFTATAVDGDIPTNHLIFSLGAGAPSGAGIGATNGFFSWLTSEANEGTNSITVLVTDDGSPNLTASRTFTVVVAPRPQINSFALNGAGFCISWTAIPGMTYRVQSKNTIYGAWLDLPGLVTAASPMAQKCDNSGLSLERFYRIQLVP